A region of Oscillatoria sp. FACHB-1406 DNA encodes the following proteins:
- a CDS encoding FIST N-terminal domain-containing protein: MLNVVVGHSCDPDSQSAIAEVLEQCLDALAGTVPKAGILFAAIHFDHAPILQQIQQCFAGIELIGGTTDGELSSVLGFQEDSLTLMLFSSDTIEIRAGVGRGVSQDPVAAAQQAIAQATTDLTEPPKLCIALSESLTTRAEGVLQGLKQALGLQVPIVGGLTADQYRFQQTFQFFQTEVLSNAAPVLLFAGDLLVSCGVSSGSCAVGKKGRVTKVDKNTVYEIDGQSAYDFYRHYLGNLLVDLDIGLAVFEPNQQHFSLRLPSKESDLASGKLVFYGDIPEGAIVQIAQTNRNDILTAAKLSSQQALAAYPGNTPAAALLFSCTVRRRLLGPKTDREYAIIRDLLAMPIPSCGFYTYGEISPFEIPGESQFHNQTFVTLLLGTK; encoded by the coding sequence ATGTTGAATGTTGTCGTCGGTCATAGCTGCGATCCAGATTCACAATCTGCGATCGCCGAAGTTCTAGAGCAATGTCTTGATGCCCTAGCAGGTACAGTCCCCAAGGCAGGGATCTTGTTTGCAGCAATTCATTTTGACCATGCCCCAATCCTGCAACAAATCCAGCAGTGCTTTGCTGGAATTGAATTGATTGGCGGCACTACCGATGGAGAACTTTCCTCAGTATTGGGATTTCAAGAAGATTCTCTGACGCTGATGCTGTTTAGTTCCGACACGATCGAAATTAGGGCAGGCGTGGGGCGCGGTGTGTCGCAAGATCCGGTAGCCGCAGCCCAGCAAGCGATTGCCCAAGCAACGACGGATCTGACCGAGCCACCCAAACTGTGCATTGCCCTGTCTGAAAGTCTAACAACCCGAGCCGAGGGGGTGTTACAGGGCTTAAAACAAGCGCTCGGATTGCAGGTGCCGATCGTCGGTGGCTTGACCGCAGATCAGTATCGCTTCCAACAAACGTTTCAGTTTTTTCAAACAGAAGTGTTGAGCAATGCCGCACCTGTGCTGCTGTTTGCAGGAGATTTGCTGGTTTCCTGCGGCGTTTCCAGCGGTTCGTGTGCTGTTGGTAAAAAGGGCAGAGTTACTAAAGTCGATAAGAATACAGTTTATGAAATCGACGGTCAATCTGCCTATGACTTTTATCGACACTATTTGGGAAATTTGCTGGTAGACCTTGATATTGGACTGGCCGTTTTTGAGCCGAACCAGCAGCATTTCAGCCTGCGACTGCCCAGCAAGGAATCAGATTTAGCCTCTGGCAAACTGGTGTTCTATGGGGATATTCCAGAAGGGGCGATCGTTCAGATTGCCCAAACCAATCGCAATGATATTCTGACTGCGGCAAAACTTTCCAGCCAGCAAGCCTTAGCTGCTTATCCGGGCAACACTCCGGCTGCCGCACTGCTGTTCTCTTGTACCGTGCGGCGACGACTTTTAGGACCTAAAACAGATCGGGAATATGCCATCATCCGCGATCTCCTGGCAATGCCGATCCCAAGCTGCGGTTTCTACACTTATGGAGAAATTTCTCCGTTTGAAATTCCTGGAGAAAGCCAGTTTCATAATCAAACGTTTGTGACACTCCTTTTAGGAACAAAGTAA
- a CDS encoding diguanylate cyclase, with protein MPLSKKISFPLQIVLIVPFFLQTFAAVGLVSYLSFRNGQEAIDRLANQVISEIDARIQQHLDSYLAVPQQLNQINADAVKNRILNLRDSEVTGRYLWKQMQTYKNFSYIFYALPTGEYTGAGRWVDGGKTTIDEVSPRTSYQNYSYATDEEGNRQQLIYKGKYQPLSEDWYIRAVKVGKFTWSKIYNWDGSPEYISISASLPVYDERQQLIAVMGSDFLLSNISKLLQQLKASQTGKILILERDCNIVASSSLEPPFTIINNTAKRLNVADSSDPLLRSIAAIFKKKFGNWQSIKTQQSFEMQVGNARYYTSVNPWKDRHGLDWLVLVIIPESDFMAQINANTRTTILLCFAALAIATILGIYTSRWIARPILKLQQASVAIARGELDRSVKVEGIYELEELARSFNQMAAQLKTLFAELEVRVEERTEALQKANQKLLKLAILDELTQIPNRRYFDELIKKEWNRHIKSQKFIAAIMIDIDYFKSYNDNYGHQGGDECLFRVAQAIEKVPKQADALVARYGGEEFVVILPNTSLAGAFLLSELLRTAVLSLKIPHPQSEVSPYVTLSLGIAAIIPTPENQPENLVCRADAALYQAKKLGRNQSHVESG; from the coding sequence ATGCCTTTATCAAAAAAAATCAGCTTTCCCCTTCAAATCGTACTAATTGTACCATTTTTTCTGCAAACTTTTGCCGCAGTTGGGCTAGTAAGCTATCTCTCCTTCCGCAATGGACAAGAGGCGATCGATCGGCTCGCAAATCAGGTAATAAGCGAGATTGACGCTAGAATCCAGCAGCATTTAGATTCCTACTTAGCAGTTCCCCAACAGCTTAATCAAATTAATGCCGATGCAGTCAAAAATCGGATTCTTAACCTGCGCGATTCGGAAGTAACAGGACGTTATTTATGGAAACAAATGCAGACATACAAAAACTTTAGCTATATTTTTTATGCCTTACCGACAGGAGAATATACAGGAGCGGGACGCTGGGTAGATGGAGGCAAAACGACAATTGACGAGGTATCTCCACGAACCAGTTATCAAAACTACAGTTATGCAACAGATGAGGAAGGAAATCGACAGCAACTAATTTATAAGGGCAAGTATCAACCTCTGTCCGAAGATTGGTATATCAGAGCAGTGAAAGTAGGCAAATTCACCTGGAGTAAAATCTACAACTGGGACGGTTCGCCTGAATATATTTCTATTAGCGCATCGCTCCCCGTCTATGACGAACGTCAGCAATTAATTGCGGTAATGGGTTCCGATTTTTTGCTCTCTAATATCAGTAAGTTGTTACAGCAGTTAAAAGCAAGTCAGACGGGAAAAATTCTGATTTTAGAAAGAGATTGCAATATTGTGGCGAGTTCCAGTCTAGAACCTCCTTTCACGATAATAAATAATACCGCAAAGCGTTTGAATGTGGCTGATAGCAGCGATCCCCTGCTTCGCTCGATTGCCGCTATTTTTAAAAAAAAGTTTGGGAATTGGCAATCGATTAAAACTCAACAGTCTTTTGAAATGCAGGTGGGAAATGCTCGCTACTACACTTCGGTCAATCCTTGGAAAGATCGACACGGATTAGATTGGTTGGTCTTAGTTATTATTCCAGAATCTGATTTTATGGCACAAATTAATGCCAATACTCGCACGACTATTTTACTCTGTTTTGCAGCCCTAGCAATCGCCACAATTTTAGGAATTTATACTTCACGTTGGATTGCCCGTCCCATTCTCAAATTGCAGCAGGCAAGCGTTGCGATTGCGAGGGGAGAACTCGATCGCAGCGTTAAGGTAGAAGGTATATACGAACTTGAAGAATTAGCGAGATCGTTCAATCAAATGGCAGCCCAACTGAAAACTTTGTTTGCCGAACTGGAAGTGCGCGTAGAAGAACGGACTGAAGCCCTGCAAAAAGCCAACCAAAAGTTATTGAAACTTGCAATTTTAGATGAGCTTACTCAAATCCCAAATCGCCGCTATTTTGATGAATTAATTAAAAAAGAATGGAACCGACACATCAAGTCACAAAAGTTTATTGCTGCAATTATGATTGATATTGATTATTTTAAATCCTACAACGATAACTACGGACATCAAGGGGGAGATGAGTGTTTGTTTAGAGTGGCACAAGCAATTGAAAAAGTTCCCAAACAAGCTGATGCTCTAGTCGCTCGTTACGGGGGGGAAGAGTTTGTAGTGATTTTACCCAATACCTCCTTAGCTGGTGCTTTTTTATTATCAGAATTACTACGAACAGCAGTGCTATCTTTAAAAATTCCTCATCCTCAATCTGAAGTGAGTCCCTATGTCACCTTAAGTTTAGGCATAGCAGCAATAATTCCGACTCCAGAAAACCAACCCGAAAATTTAGTTTGTCGAGCGGATGCAGCCCTGTATCAAGCAAAGAAACTAGGACGCAATCAAAGCCATGTTGAAAGTGGCTAG